The Oxalobacteraceae bacterium OTU3CINTB1 genome includes a window with the following:
- a CDS encoding LLM class flavin-dependent oxidoreductase — MTTPQASRQLKLGFILHGVGPGWGDWRHPDADPGASTNIDFYLRQAKLAEQGKFDFLFVADSVHITEKSSPHYLNRFEPLTILSALATATRNIGLVGTLTVSYSEPYTVARQFASLDHISKGRAGWNVVTSWLSGSAENYGKPTHPPHEVRYRIAAEHLQTVQGLWDSWEDDALVHDKASGRFIDPDKLHTLHHQGEFFSVRGPLNISRSPQGQPVIFQAGASEDGRNFSARHAEAFFTEGSSFESSQAYYADIKKRAAAFGRPAAKLAVLPALRAIVGETEEDAQRLYQEAVALIRIEDALVALARSFNEHDLAQYPLDGPFPDIAQYGAESNRSASERIVRTAREENLTLRETALRYASPRKEFVGTGVQVANAIQNWFDGGAADGFILFESLPRQLDAFVAEVVPVLQQRGLFRRDYQHATLRGNLGLDVPENRNTAARRQAA, encoded by the coding sequence ATGACTACACCACAAGCATCGCGCCAACTCAAACTCGGTTTCATCCTGCACGGCGTTGGCCCGGGTTGGGGCGACTGGCGCCATCCGGATGCCGATCCAGGCGCCAGCACCAATATCGACTTCTACCTGCGCCAGGCCAAATTGGCGGAGCAGGGCAAGTTCGATTTCCTGTTCGTGGCGGACAGCGTCCACATCACCGAGAAGTCCAGCCCGCACTACCTGAACCGCTTCGAGCCGCTGACCATCCTCTCGGCGCTGGCCACCGCCACCAGGAATATCGGACTGGTTGGCACGCTCACTGTGAGCTACAGCGAGCCATACACGGTCGCCCGGCAGTTCGCATCGCTGGACCATATCAGCAAAGGACGCGCCGGCTGGAACGTGGTCACGTCCTGGCTGTCGGGCAGCGCCGAGAACTACGGCAAGCCGACGCATCCCCCGCACGAGGTGCGCTACCGGATCGCCGCCGAGCATCTGCAAACCGTGCAGGGGCTGTGGGATTCATGGGAGGACGACGCACTGGTGCACGACAAGGCCAGCGGCCGGTTCATCGACCCCGACAAGCTGCACACACTGCACCACCAGGGAGAGTTCTTCTCGGTGCGCGGTCCGCTGAACATCAGCCGTTCGCCGCAAGGGCAACCGGTGATCTTTCAGGCCGGCGCCTCGGAGGACGGCCGCAATTTCTCGGCGCGCCACGCCGAGGCTTTCTTCACCGAGGGATCGAGCTTCGAATCGTCGCAGGCCTATTACGCGGATATCAAAAAGCGCGCCGCGGCCTTCGGCCGTCCGGCCGCCAAGCTGGCCGTGCTGCCGGCGTTGCGCGCCATCGTCGGCGAAACCGAGGAGGACGCCCAGCGCCTCTACCAGGAAGCGGTGGCGTTGATCCGCATCGAGGATGCGCTGGTGGCGCTGGCGCGTTCCTTCAACGAACATGACCTGGCCCAGTACCCGCTGGACGGTCCGTTCCCTGACATCGCCCAATACGGCGCCGAGAGCAACCGCAGCGCTTCCGAGCGCATCGTGCGTACCGCGCGGGAGGAAAACCTGACCTTGCGGGAGACCGCGCTGCGCTACGCCAGCCCGCGCAAGGAGTTCGTCGGCACCGGGGTGCAGGTGGCCAACGCCATCCAGAACTGGTTCGATGGCGGCGCCGCCGACGGGTTTATACTGTTCGAGTCCCTGCCGCGACAGCTCGACGCGTTTGTGGCCGAGGTGGTGCCGGTGCTGCAGCAGCGCGGCCTGTTCCGCCGGGACTACCAACACGCCACCTTGCGCGGCAACCTCGGACTGGACGTGCCGGAAAACCGCAACACCGCCGCGCGCCGCCAGGCCGCCTGA
- a CDS encoding rhodanese-like domain-containing protein: MTKNPLQTGLLGVPYRSPQQVREDLLARREIALLDVREEDPHAQAHPLFAANLPYGRIELDAYAKLPRRDVPIVVLDGGEGLAVSAASRLRQLGYTDVSLLAGGVAGWQAAGGELFRDVNVPSKAFGELVEAKLHTPSLSAPEVKALIDGGKDIVILDARRYDEYQTMSIPGSFSVPGAELALRARELAPNPKTQIIVNCAGRTRSIIGTQSLINAGIPNPVAALRNGTIGWTLARQKLEHGQSRSYPPASDNNRLTAADDARSLADRTGVRRLDRAGLDQLRADAARTTYLFDVRGPAEFRDGRLPGFRSAPGGQLVQETEQFAPVRGARIVLADSDGVRANLTAHWLAQMNHEVYVVDGLQAADFNVAEAWTDELPPHPEVREIGTEALAQWLAEAPEETVLLDFTSGVNYQKRHIPGAWFALRSELPAIVSKLSPGAKRFVLTCGSSLLARYVAGDLHALTDLPIRVLTGGTTAWAAVGLPLEEGPTRLASPLIDRYRRPYEGTDNQDAAMQAYLDWEFGLVEQLARDATHGFVVF, translated from the coding sequence ATGACTAAAAACCCGCTCCAAACCGGCCTGCTTGGCGTCCCTTACCGCAGCCCGCAGCAGGTGCGCGAAGACCTGTTGGCGCGTCGCGAGATCGCGCTGCTCGACGTGCGCGAGGAAGACCCGCACGCACAGGCACACCCGCTGTTCGCCGCCAACCTGCCGTACGGCCGCATCGAACTCGATGCCTACGCCAAGCTGCCGCGCCGTGATGTGCCCATCGTCGTACTGGATGGCGGTGAGGGCCTGGCCGTATCCGCCGCCAGCCGCCTGCGGCAGTTGGGCTACACCGACGTCTCGCTGCTCGCCGGAGGCGTCGCAGGCTGGCAGGCCGCCGGGGGCGAATTGTTCCGCGACGTGAATGTGCCCAGCAAAGCCTTCGGCGAACTGGTGGAGGCGAAGCTTCACACGCCATCGCTGTCGGCGCCGGAGGTGAAGGCGCTGATCGACGGCGGCAAGGATATCGTCATCCTCGATGCGCGCCGTTACGACGAGTACCAGACCATGAGCATTCCCGGCAGCTTCAGCGTTCCCGGCGCGGAGCTGGCGCTGCGCGCGCGCGAGCTGGCGCCGAACCCGAAGACACAAATTATCGTCAACTGCGCCGGCCGCACCCGCAGCATCATCGGCACGCAATCGCTGATTAACGCCGGAATTCCCAATCCGGTTGCTGCGCTGCGCAACGGCACGATCGGCTGGACTTTGGCGCGCCAAAAACTGGAACACGGCCAGTCGCGAAGCTATCCGCCGGCGTCCGATAACAACCGCCTGACCGCCGCCGACGACGCCAGATCGCTGGCTGACCGCACCGGTGTGCGCCGCCTCGATCGCGCGGGACTGGACCAACTGCGGGCCGACGCCGCCCGCACCACCTATCTGTTCGATGTGCGCGGTCCGGCGGAATTCCGCGACGGCCGCCTGCCTGGCTTCCGCTCCGCGCCGGGAGGCCAGCTTGTGCAGGAGACCGAACAGTTTGCGCCGGTGCGCGGCGCCCGCATTGTGCTGGCCGACAGCGACGGTGTGCGCGCCAACCTCACCGCGCATTGGCTGGCTCAAATGAACCACGAGGTCTATGTGGTCGACGGGCTGCAAGCCGCCGACTTCAATGTGGCGGAGGCATGGACCGACGAACTTCCGCCGCATCCCGAAGTACGCGAGATCGGCACGGAGGCACTTGCGCAATGGCTCGCCGAGGCGCCGGAGGAAACGGTGCTGCTGGACTTCACCTCAGGTGTCAATTATCAAAAGCGTCATATTCCCGGCGCATGGTTCGCGCTGCGCTCCGAATTGCCGGCGATCGTATCTAAGCTTTCGCCCGGCGCCAAACGGTTTGTGCTCACCTGCGGCAGCAGCCTGCTAGCGCGTTATGTCGCCGGCGACCTGCACGCGCTGACCGATCTGCCGATACGCGTACTGACCGGCGGGACGACGGCATGGGCCGCCGTCGGACTGCCGCTGGAAGAGGGGCCGACGCGCCTGGCCTCGCCGCTGATCGACCGCTATCGCCGGCCTTACGAGGGAACCGATAATCAAGACGCGGCGATGCAGGCCTACCTGGATTGGGAGTTTGGCCTGGTCGAACAGCTCGCACGTGACGCCACACACGGGTTTGTGGTTTTCTGA
- a CDS encoding MotA/TolQ/ExbB proton channel family protein, with protein sequence MSATQVVAQSVAHLSPLQLFEQADFIVKSIMVVLVLVLASLASWGVIIDKMLRFSRLRRHAIAWTGALAGQRSLTRLAQALKQNTQDPFARIYHAIVDEWNTSHRQHLHVDAAGRDSLKERINRVGQISSNVEVEELQKGLSILATVGSVAPFVGLFGTVWGIMNAFQGIAASNSTSLAVVAPGIAEALFATALGLVAAIPAVVAYNRASGDLNSYAARLSTLVGLVEVQLSRQLEAGEALVETIEAAPAKADRAARNITPLAAQGV encoded by the coding sequence ATGAGTGCTACCCAAGTTGTCGCCCAGTCTGTCGCCCATCTCTCGCCGTTGCAGCTGTTCGAGCAGGCCGACTTTATCGTTAAATCCATCATGGTGGTGCTGGTGCTGGTGCTGGCGTCGCTCGCCAGCTGGGGCGTCATCATCGACAAGATGTTGCGCTTTTCTCGCCTGCGCCGACATGCCATCGCCTGGACCGGCGCGCTGGCGGGACAGCGCTCGCTAACGCGGCTGGCGCAGGCTCTCAAGCAAAATACGCAGGACCCGTTCGCGCGCATCTATCACGCCATCGTCGACGAGTGGAATACCAGCCATCGCCAGCATCTGCATGTCGACGCGGCGGGTCGCGACAGCCTGAAGGAACGCATCAACCGCGTGGGGCAGATCAGCAGCAATGTCGAGGTGGAGGAACTGCAAAAAGGCTTGTCGATACTGGCGACGGTCGGCTCGGTCGCACCCTTCGTCGGCCTGTTCGGTACCGTGTGGGGCATCATGAACGCATTCCAGGGCATCGCCGCCAGTAACAGCACCAGCCTGGCCGTGGTGGCGCCGGGCATCGCGGAGGCTTTGTTCGCCACCGCGCTGGGCCTGGTGGCCGCGATTCCCGCCGTCGTCGCCTACAACCGTGCCTCCGGTGACTTGAACAGTTACGCCGCCCGCCTTTCCACCCTGGTCGGACTGGTGGAGGTGCAGCTGTCACGCCAACTGGAAGCGGGGGAGGCGTTGGTGGAGACTATCGAGGCCGCGCCGGCCAAGGCCGACCGCGCCGCACGCAACATCACGCCGCTGGCGGCGCAGGGAGTCTGA
- a CDS encoding TonB-dependent receptor, whose product MQHYKNNQPKLKTLRLALLAAGLLGGMNALAQTSVGQVQDVVVTTGVRGEARTVADSPAPIDVISGEQLIHTGRAELAEALGRLLPSFNFGTNQAGVNSVVRPVSNRGLGPAYTLVLVNGKRRHNSALLTNGGGDTSGVNAIDLDTIPLSAIDHIEVLKDSAAAQYGSDAVAGVVNVILKTGNHGGQISASYGELKSGAGDLSNKKLEGDVGFALGDDGFVHIAAALRKRGQSWNNFPSTNLVAYSPASNPKNASWNRDGAHNGDPGIEAYDLAFNAEKPFNKDITLYAFGTAGTRNTVAGNNFRRPNGLATIAQVYPDGYFALNNMSAFDFQLNAGARGRAAGWNWDISTGYGKNRARQYSNLTLNPSLGPASPTSFDNLAVYQFEQWTTNEDFTRAFDIGLKKPLQWSWGLEQRVERFTTYAGDPLGYINGGYIFKPGDQEGNPNVGKPAAVGAQAGVALSPADATSIQRTVLAIYNDIGFYPVENLFVDGAVRAEHYNDSAGNTASGKINSRYNFSPKFAVRGTVGSGFRAPSLTQSGYSQTDNRTNINPVTGVVEPSLSKLLRNDSALARQFGARDLDPEKSVNFGLGLVLKPADNINITLDGYQVKVKDRIIRTGYMFGPAFAPTLVAGGLTGTEWVQYFANGVDTRTRGADLVADITSDYGSYGLVRWGAAVNWNRTTITNIKATPSEITALGANPGGSSVWFGYSAGGGIGDLTATPRTKLILSARWFIGPVEANLQTTRYDSSTWQTTADRARDYHFGAKWLTDLDVSYAVTKRARLVVGAANLFDTKPDRNGPGDANSGSSGFVYGPAPFAPSGAYYYGKVTYDF is encoded by the coding sequence ATGCAGCACTATAAGAACAATCAGCCAAAATTGAAGACCCTGCGCCTGGCGCTGCTGGCGGCCGGCCTGCTGGGAGGCATGAACGCCTTGGCGCAGACCAGCGTCGGCCAAGTGCAGGACGTGGTGGTCACCACCGGTGTGCGCGGCGAAGCCCGCACCGTGGCGGACAGCCCGGCGCCTATCGACGTGATCAGCGGCGAGCAGTTGATCCATACCGGCCGCGCGGAATTGGCCGAGGCCTTGGGCCGGCTGCTGCCGTCGTTTAACTTCGGCACCAACCAGGCGGGCGTCAACTCGGTGGTGCGGCCGGTCAGCAACCGTGGCCTGGGGCCGGCCTACACGCTGGTCCTGGTCAACGGCAAGCGCCGTCATAATTCTGCGCTGCTGACCAATGGCGGCGGCGATACCAGCGGCGTCAACGCGATCGATCTCGATACCATTCCACTCAGCGCCATCGACCATATCGAAGTGCTCAAGGACAGCGCGGCCGCGCAATACGGATCGGACGCGGTGGCCGGGGTGGTCAACGTCATCCTCAAGACGGGTAACCACGGCGGCCAGATTTCGGCCAGCTACGGGGAGTTGAAGAGCGGCGCCGGCGACCTGTCGAACAAGAAGCTGGAGGGCGACGTCGGCTTCGCGCTCGGCGACGACGGCTTCGTCCATATCGCCGCCGCACTGCGCAAGCGCGGACAGTCCTGGAATAACTTCCCGTCGACGAACCTGGTCGCGTATTCGCCCGCGTCGAATCCCAAGAACGCCAGCTGGAACCGCGACGGCGCGCACAACGGCGATCCGGGCATCGAAGCCTACGACCTGGCCTTCAACGCCGAGAAGCCATTCAACAAGGACATCACGCTGTACGCGTTCGGTACCGCCGGCACCCGCAACACGGTGGCGGGAAATAACTTCCGCCGTCCCAACGGGCTTGCGACAATAGCGCAGGTCTACCCGGACGGTTACTTCGCGCTGAATAACATGAGCGCCTTCGACTTCCAGCTGAACGCCGGCGCGCGCGGGCGCGCAGCCGGCTGGAACTGGGATATCAGCACCGGCTACGGCAAGAACCGCGCGCGCCAGTACAGCAACCTGACGCTCAATCCCTCGTTGGGACCTGCGTCGCCGACCAGCTTCGATAACCTGGCCGTTTATCAGTTCGAACAATGGACCACCAACGAGGACTTTACGCGCGCCTTCGACATCGGTCTGAAAAAGCCGTTGCAGTGGTCGTGGGGCCTGGAGCAGCGTGTCGAGCGCTTCACCACCTATGCCGGCGATCCCCTGGGTTACATCAACGGCGGCTACATCTTCAAACCCGGCGACCAGGAAGGCAATCCGAATGTCGGCAAGCCGGCCGCCGTCGGCGCGCAGGCCGGCGTGGCGCTGTCTCCTGCCGACGCGACCAGCATCCAGCGCACAGTGCTGGCGATTTACAACGATATCGGCTTCTATCCCGTCGAGAACCTGTTCGTCGATGGCGCGGTGCGCGCGGAGCACTACAACGACAGCGCTGGCAACACCGCGAGCGGGAAAATCAACAGCCGCTACAATTTCTCGCCAAAGTTCGCGGTACGCGGCACCGTCGGTTCCGGTTTCCGGGCGCCGTCGCTGACGCAATCGGGCTACTCCCAGACCGACAACCGCACCAACATCAATCCCGTCACCGGGGTGGTTGAACCCAGCCTGTCCAAACTGCTGCGCAACGATTCGGCGCTGGCACGTCAGTTCGGCGCGCGCGATCTCGATCCGGAGAAGTCGGTCAATTTCGGCTTAGGCCTGGTGCTCAAGCCGGCCGATAATATCAACATTACGCTGGACGGCTACCAGGTCAAGGTCAAGGACCGCATCATCCGCACCGGCTACATGTTCGGCCCGGCCTTCGCGCCGACACTGGTGGCCGGGGGATTGACCGGCACCGAATGGGTGCAGTACTTCGCCAACGGCGTCGATACCCGCACGCGTGGCGCCGACCTGGTGGCCGACATCACCAGCGACTACGGCAGCTATGGATTGGTGCGCTGGGGCGCGGCCGTCAACTGGAACCGCACCACGATCACCAACATCAAGGCGACGCCATCGGAAATCACAGCTCTGGGCGCCAATCCGGGCGGCAGCTCGGTGTGGTTCGGTTACTCGGCCGGCGGCGGCATTGGCGATCTGACGGCCACGCCGAGGACCAAGCTGATACTGTCGGCGCGCTGGTTTATCGGCCCGGTGGAGGCGAACCTGCAAACCACCCGCTACGATTCGTCCACCTGGCAGACCACTGCCGATCGCGCCAGGGACTATCACTTCGGCGCCAAGTGGTTGACCGACCTCGATGTCAGCTACGCCGTCACCAAGCGCGCCAGGCTGGTGGTGGGGGCGGCCAACCTGTTCGACACCAAACCGGATCGCAACGGTCCGGGCGACGCCAATTCCGGCAGCAGCGGCTTTGTCTACGGGCCCGCGCCATTCGCGCCGAGCGGCGCCTACTACTACGGCAAGGTCACCTATGACTTCTGA
- a CDS encoding ABC transporter substrate-binding protein: MTSDPNRIRRLLAMLPAAALLGACGKAGDAGGAASSGAPVPVDLSKVTVVLGDQVKLLRTKAEAAGVLTDVPYKIQWASFQGAAPLFEAVVSGDVDTAMAADTPALAAAAGGARVKVVAASVSSPTGVAILVPAGSPIKSVADLKGRNVIVSSARGSVAHYLLFGALREASLKPDDVTTGFLLPSDAAVAFSSGKIEAWATFGTYQANAEIHGARVLRDGVGINSGIGVIAASDAALADPGKRAALADVLRRLALSNAWANVHPKEYAEVFQRLTGLPADVVKLVVDRDRPQLRPVDQRIVTQLQQVADTFFEAKLFPRRVDASRLVDTTLFRPA; this comes from the coding sequence ATGACTTCTGATCCCAATCGTATCCGGCGCTTGCTGGCGATGCTGCCGGCGGCCGCGCTGCTGGGCGCCTGCGGCAAGGCAGGCGATGCCGGCGGGGCGGCAAGCAGCGGCGCCCCGGTCCCGGTCGACCTGTCCAAGGTCACCGTGGTGCTGGGCGACCAGGTCAAGCTGCTGCGCACCAAGGCGGAAGCGGCCGGCGTGCTTACGGACGTGCCTTACAAGATCCAGTGGGCCAGCTTCCAGGGCGCCGCGCCGCTGTTCGAGGCGGTGGTGTCGGGCGACGTCGACACGGCGATGGCTGCCGATACGCCGGCGCTTGCGGCGGCGGCGGGAGGCGCGCGCGTCAAGGTGGTGGCGGCCAGCGTGTCGTCGCCGACCGGCGTGGCGATACTGGTGCCCGCCGGATCGCCGATCAAGTCGGTGGCCGACCTCAAAGGCCGCAACGTCATCGTCTCGTCTGCGCGCGGCAGCGTCGCGCATTACCTCCTGTTCGGCGCGCTGCGCGAGGCAAGCTTGAAACCGGACGACGTCACCACCGGCTTCCTTTTGCCGAGCGACGCCGCCGTCGCCTTCTCCAGCGGGAAGATCGAAGCGTGGGCCACCTTCGGCACCTACCAGGCCAACGCGGAGATTCACGGTGCGCGCGTGTTGCGCGATGGCGTGGGCATCAATTCCGGCATCGGCGTGATCGCCGCGTCGGATGCGGCGCTGGCCGATCCGGGCAAGCGCGCCGCATTGGCCGATGTGTTGCGGCGCCTCGCGTTATCCAATGCCTGGGCCAATGTGCACCCCAAGGAATACGCCGAAGTGTTCCAACGCCTGACCGGTTTGCCGGCCGATGTGGTCAAGTTGGTGGTCGATCGCGACCGCCCGCAGCTACGCCCTGTCGACCAGCGGATCGTCACGCAGCTGCAGCAGGTGGCCGATACATTTTTCGAAGCGAAGCTGTTTCCACGCCGGGTCGATGCCAGCCGGCTGGTTGACACCACACTTTTCCGTCCGGCTTAA
- a CDS encoding ABC transporter substrate-binding protein → MDSITSKGDARRQFLRRSARLGAGAGLAALLGGWSNTTRAAAAQLRDTTLRVGTYKGGDSYYFNEAGVAAIPYKTALAEFAAGNLIVEALASGSLDFGSMSEIPPIFAAASGTPLKVIAVLRGDVNNQVVLVPKNSPITDPAQFKGKRIGYARSTTSHYFLLQLLKENGLGFKDIQPVALPPQDAFAAFKSGQLDAWVIYGLVVELAKSQEGARVLRTADGYLSGNYVISTSPQAIADPLKHAAIGDYLQRVAKVYDWINRNPKPWAVKSGQIAGVPPQFFLNQATQRSQPYKLVAVDDVAIKSQQQVADVFSDAGLLARRVDVKPIWDRSFAKYLA, encoded by the coding sequence ATGGATTCGATCACTTCGAAGGGCGACGCTCGCCGTCAATTTCTGCGCCGGAGCGCGCGATTGGGCGCCGGCGCCGGACTGGCCGCGCTGCTGGGCGGCTGGAGCAACACCACACGAGCGGCGGCGGCACAACTGCGCGACACCACGCTGCGGGTAGGTACATACAAGGGTGGCGACTCCTACTACTTCAACGAAGCGGGCGTCGCCGCAATCCCGTACAAGACTGCACTGGCAGAATTCGCGGCCGGGAACCTGATCGTCGAAGCACTGGCGTCGGGCTCCCTGGATTTCGGCTCCATGAGCGAAATCCCGCCTATCTTCGCCGCCGCCAGTGGCACGCCGCTGAAGGTGATCGCCGTGCTGCGCGGAGACGTCAACAACCAGGTGGTGCTGGTGCCGAAAAACTCGCCCATCACCGATCCGGCGCAGTTCAAGGGCAAGCGCATCGGCTATGCGCGATCGACCACCTCGCACTACTTTCTGCTGCAGCTGTTGAAAGAGAACGGCCTTGGTTTCAAGGACATCCAGCCGGTCGCACTGCCTCCGCAGGACGCCTTCGCCGCGTTCAAGAGCGGGCAGCTCGATGCGTGGGTGATTTACGGCCTTGTGGTGGAACTGGCCAAAAGCCAGGAAGGCGCGCGCGTGCTGCGCACGGCCGACGGCTACCTGTCCGGGAACTACGTCATCAGCACCTCGCCGCAGGCGATAGCCGATCCGCTCAAGCATGCAGCCATCGGCGACTACCTTCAGCGTGTGGCCAAGGTTTACGACTGGATCAACCGCAATCCGAAGCCGTGGGCTGTCAAGAGCGGCCAGATTGCCGGCGTGCCGCCGCAGTTCTTCCTCAACCAGGCGACCCAGCGCAGCCAGCCCTACAAGCTGGTGGCGGTGGACGACGTGGCAATCAAGTCGCAGCAGCAGGTGGCCGATGTGTTTTCCGATGCCGGCCTGCTGGCGCGCCGCGTCGACGTCAAACCAATCTGGGACCGCAGCTTTGCCAAGTACCTCGCCTGA
- a CDS encoding biopolymer transporter ExbD, which translates to MGVRLSSGPAHRPGPVSDINVTPLVDVMLVLLIVFMVAAPMMTAGVKVDLPTSSAKPLEEPKPPIVVSIDASGTVFVNQTAATPDTLLPLMAQEAAGDKERRIHLRGDQALAYGRIVKTMGTLNDAGYARIALVSEAPAP; encoded by the coding sequence ATGGGCGTTCGTTTATCTTCAGGTCCGGCACACCGGCCAGGTCCGGTCAGCGATATCAACGTCACGCCGCTGGTCGATGTCATGCTGGTGCTGCTGATCGTGTTCATGGTGGCGGCGCCGATGATGACGGCCGGCGTCAAGGTCGATCTGCCGACTTCCAGCGCGAAGCCGCTGGAGGAGCCCAAGCCGCCTATCGTCGTCAGCATCGACGCCAGCGGCACGGTCTTCGTCAACCAGACCGCCGCCACGCCGGACACGCTGCTGCCGCTGATGGCGCAGGAGGCCGCCGGCGACAAGGAGCGCCGCATCCACCTTCGCGGCGATCAGGCGCTGGCCTACGGCCGCATCGTCAAGACCATGGGAACCCTGAACGACGCCGGCTACGCCCGCATCGCGCTGGTTTCGGAAGCGCCCGCGCCCTAA
- a CDS encoding cysteine dioxygenase yields MSASPGFETPARLRHFVEALDALLEQGHETDETRIVARGSELLRELVAHDDWLPQQAALPDPQYYRQYLLYRDPAARFSVVSFVWGPGQSTPIHNHTVWGLIGLLRGAEISQDYRRRADGVLEKVGEPQRLETGVVTAVSPTLGDIHQVFNAYDDRISIGIHVYGADIGAVDRSVFTPEGAVKPFRSGYANAA; encoded by the coding sequence ATGAGCGCATCACCTGGTTTTGAAACGCCGGCCCGCCTGCGGCATTTCGTCGAGGCGCTGGACGCCCTGCTGGAGCAGGGCCATGAAACGGACGAAACGCGCATCGTCGCGCGGGGCTCCGAACTGTTGCGCGAACTGGTCGCCCATGACGACTGGTTGCCGCAGCAGGCCGCGTTGCCGGACCCGCAATACTATCGTCAGTATCTACTTTACCGCGATCCGGCGGCGCGGTTCTCGGTGGTCAGCTTCGTCTGGGGACCGGGTCAATCGACGCCGATCCACAACCACACGGTATGGGGTCTCATCGGCTTGCTGCGCGGGGCCGAGATCTCGCAGGACTACCGCCGCCGCGCCGATGGCGTGCTCGAAAAAGTGGGCGAGCCGCAGCGGCTGGAAACCGGCGTGGTGACGGCCGTGTCGCCAACGCTGGGCGATATCCACCAGGTCTTCAACGCCTATGACGACCGCATTTCGATCGGCATCCACGTCTATGGCGCCGATATCGGCGCGGTGGACCGCAGCGTCTTCACGCCGGAAGGCGCGGTCAAGCCGTTCCGGTCCGGCTATGCCAATGCCGCCTGA